CCTCCTAAGCCATAGATATAATTTACAAGCAAAGGTGCCTCTGGAAGGCCATATAAACTAGACCTAATCTCAAGGCATAGTGGAGCAAATGAGGCATTTAACCCTGTTGCCCTATCTAAAACAGCAATTACTTTTGCTCCAGAAAGGGCTTTTTCTATTTATACATTTTATTTCAAAATGTTGTATTCCCAACGATTTTTGTCATTTACCATCCTTTTTTACCTTCTATTATCTTAAATGGATGCTGATTTTCTTTTTTTAAAAGAACTATATCTTGTTTTAAGTTCCTTTAAAAAAGATTCTCTGTCTGTAGTATATTTTTCGCTTAATTCCTCTCTGATTTTTCTCTGAAATTTTACGGCATCAAATTTTTTTCTCATGTATAACCTCCCTTGGGCTCCTGATTTCCAATACAGGATAGCCCAATTTTATATTTATTGAATTAAAGGCATGGATATGTTCAAGATTTACAATTTGTTTAAAATTCCAACTAACCAGAACATCAACTCGCTCCACAGTGGCTATAGCAATGTGTTGAGCATCAGCTAAATGTTTTGAGGTTACAACCTTATTTTCAAAATAGCTCAATGCCAACCTTTCAGCTTCTTTTGAAAGAAAAACATTATAAAGATTGGCATCTGGAATTGTTGAAAGTATTTTTCTTATATCTGGTGGGGCATCCTTAAGTTCACGCCGTGTAAGGTCAGAAATAACAGCAATTTTAATCCCCTTGTGAAATTCCTCAAAAAGCAATTTTGACCATATGTCAAATTCAGCATCAAAACAACCACCAATTACCGATGTATCTATATAAACTCTTGGTACTATCTGTGGCAACATATATTTATTTTAACACAAACTACCTTATACTGCAAAGATTTCTTACTCCCTAATCCCGAGGTATCTTATAGGCTCATCAACCCTTTGTTCTTTAAGACAAGAAGTAAGGTCATTATATACCCTTTTTATATCCTCAATCCCTATGTCCCTTCCTCCTAAGCCATAGATATAATTTACAAGCAAAGGTGCCTCTGGAAGGCCATATAAACTAGACCTAATCTCAAGGCATAGTGGAGCAAATGAGGCATTTAACCCTGTTGCCCTATCTAAAACAGCAATTACTTTTGCTCCAGAAAGGGCTTCTTTTATCTCTTTATCTGGAAATGGACGGAATTGGGAGACCTTTAAAAGCCCTGCTTTTATCCCATTTTTTCTTAATTCGTCAACAACGCATTTTATTGTTCCAGATGTAGAGCCTATTGCAACTAGGGCAATGTCAGCATCAGAAAGCATATATTCTGAAACGGGGGAATATTCCCTGCTAAATTTCTCTTTGAATTCTTGTTGTATATCCCTTATTACTACCTTCGCATCGTTCATTGCCTCAATTGTTNNNNNNNNNNNNNNNNNNNNNNNNNNNNNNNNNNNNNNNNNNNNNNNNNNNNNNNNNNNNNNNNNNNNNNNNNNNNNNNNNNNNNNNNNNNNNNNNNNNNTTTATTCCAAAGAGAATAAGGCCTCCTACACAGAATGATTGGAATACGCCAATATATCCTGGAGCAGATGGAATCATTGAGGAAAGCCCAACGATTGCTGCAATAAAATATGGAGAATAGAATGGAAAGATAATCATTAGGGCAATGTCAGCATCAGAAAGCATATATTCTGAAACGGGGGAATATTCCCTGCTAAATTTCTCTTTGAATTCTTGTTGTATATCCCTTATTACTACCTTCGCATCGTTCATTGCCTCAATTGTTTGCCTTTTATGTTCAAAGTAATAGTCTGTAAAATCTATGGCTCCTATGGTTATTGGCTTCTTTGTATCCAATAGGGTATGCTTTGGCTTATACTCACCAATAAAATCTTTCACATCACTATCGGACAATGTCTCTACTACCTCCATCCCATGGCTTATGATAAACCCATCTGTTGTTATCATAATGGGAAGCCTTGCAGCTTCCGCAATTCTTACAGCCATAATCATATGATCATAAGCCTCCTGGGCATTTTCTGAATATATCTGTATCCAGCCAGAATCCCTTGCACCCATTGTATCAGAATGGTCGCAATGGATGTTTATTGGAGCCGATAATGCCCTATTAACCTCTGCCATTATAATGGGAAGCCTTAAGCCTGATGCAATGTATAGCATCTCCCACATCAGGGCAAGCCCCTGCGAGGATGTTGATGTCATTACCCTAGCACCCGAAGCAGATGCTCCAATGCAGGCACTCATTGCAGAATGCTCGCTTTCCACAGCAATATACTCTGTCTCAACCAAACCATCAGCAACAAATCCTGCAAATATCATAACAATCTCTGTTGCTGGTGTTATTGGATAGACAGCGACAACATCAGGGTTTATCTGCCTCATTGCCTCTGCTCAATCGCCTCATTACCCGTCTTTGCTACTTTCATTTTTCATACCTCCTATCTTTGAAATTGGAATATTTTCATTTATAAGATAACAAATACCAATCCCTGTTACTGGGATATATTGAACAATATGGCAAACAATAGAATAGCTTAAGGCAATATCCTTATTTATTCCAAAGAGAATAAGGCCTCCTACACAGAATGATTGGAATACGCCAATATATCCTGGAGCAGATGGAATCATTGAGGAAAGCCCAACGATTGCTGCAATAAAATATGGAGAATAGAATGGAAGATTAAACCCAAAGGAAAATAACAAAAGGTGAAATTCCATTCCAAGAACGATCTGGGAAATTATAGAATAAATGATAATAAACCCTGTATGCTTAAGGTTTTCAAGGCTTGCCAAACCATCAATAAATCTATCAAAGATATAGGAAATCCTCTCTGAAAATCCTTTATGAAAAACAGAGGCTAAACTTTCTATTTTTTTTACCATAAACCCCCTTTTTATCCTTAAAAAGACAATAAAAACCATAGAAAGGCTAAATATAAGAAGGCTAATAAGACCAAATGCCTTTACCCACCTTGGAAATGGAGAGAGAAGCATTGAAAGACCAAGGATAAACAAGAGGGCAAAGCCATCAAAGATTCTCTCTAAAACAATTGTTCCAAAAGAGAGGCTTCTTGATATATTTTCCTTTCTTCCAATCATATATGCCCTTGTAACCTCTCCAATCCTTGCGGGAAGGATATTATTCACCATAAACCCTATCATCATCATCCCAAATAGGTTATTAAATCCTATCTTCTTTGTGCTTTCAAGGATATATCCCCATCGTAGCCCCCTTAAAAGGAATGAGGCAATAACCATAAGCATTGCCGGAATGACAAAGATGTAATTTGCAGATACCAAAGCAGCCCTTACCTTTCCATATTCTACATTCCTGATTGCAAGGTATAAAAATAGGCAACTTAAAAGAATTGAAAGCCAATATCTCTTTTTCATTCTACTTTAAAATTCATTTCCCCTTATCAAATGGAATCACCAATGACCAAACAAATTCCAACTTATTATTTTACATTTTGCGTTTTACATTTTGCATTTGTTTTATTTCCCTATACAAAATGTAGAAAATATTTTATCCAAAATATCCTCATTGCTTATTTTTTCGCCCAATATCTCTGATATAGCGTCGCAAGAAGCCCTTAATTCAATGGAGGTAATTTCATCTTCTTTTGAGCTAATTGCCCTGTCTAAATGCTTTAATGCCCTTTCAATTACCTCCTTGTGCCTTATATTTGTAATGATATGGGCTTCATCATAAGAGCTAAAAAGAGCCTTCTCTATTTCATCCAAAAGCGAAGAAAGTTGTTTGTTCTTTGCAGAGATAGAAACTATTGGTTTTTTATATTTCTTTAAAATGTCTGTCTTAATTCGTTGAAGAAGGTCTGATTTATTTATAGCAAAGATTACATTTTTATTTTTTATTTTTTCAAAAATAGAAATATCATCCTTCGTAATAAACCCTGTAGCATCTAAAACATAAATAACAATATCAGCAGACTCAATTGCCTTGTAAACCCTTTTTATTCCCTCCTTTTCTATTATATCAATTGCATCACAAAGGCCTGCTGTGTCAACAATTTTAAAGGGAATACCCTTGATGTTTATTATCTCGCTTATTACATCCCTTGTTGTTCCAGGAATAGGGGTTACAATTGCTCTATCTGTGCCAACAATAGCATTTAAAATTGAGCTTTTACCAACATTTGGTCTTCCTATAATAACACCAATAGCAGAATTTGAAAGAAATCTTCCTGTTTTATACCCTTCAACAAAGGTTTTTAGCTCTTTTTTAATAGAAAAGACCTCTTTAAAAAGCCTTTCTTTATCCAATTCCTCTTCAAAGTCAAGGCTTGCCTCAATTAAGGAAAGAATAGAGATAAGATTTTCCCTTATATTCCTTATTTTTAAAGAAAGCTCACCTTGCAACTCTCTTGTTGAAATCTTTCTTGCTAACTCTGTCTTTGATGAGATGATTTTTTCAACAGCCTCTGCCTGGATTAAGTCTATTCTACCTGAAAGATATGCCCTCTTTGTAAATTCACCTGGCTCTGCAAGCCTTGCCCCCTCTTTTAGGACAAGGGAAAGAACCTCTGAAAGAATGGCAAAGCCAGAATGGACATTTATTTCAATAATATCTTCTCTTGTGTATGTCTTTGGTTTTTTCATAAATACAAGAAGGGCTTCGTCAATTATGCAATTTGAGCTTGGGTCAATTATCTTCCCATATACCAACTTATGAGATACGAGTTTATTTTTTGACCTAAATATCCTTTTTGCAATCTTTAGGCTATATCTTCCAGAAATCCTTACTATTCCAATCCCTCCTTCTCCAATTGGCGTTGATATGGCACAAATTGTATCATCCATTCGGAATAACTACGACCATAATTTTTTATTTTATCATAACCATATAAGGATTGCAAGGGATTTTGCATACCTTTATAAACTTAACGAAAGCTCTGCCTTTAAAAAGCAATCAATTTCGCCATCCATAACAGCCCTTATATTTCCTGTTTCTTCTTGGGTTCTATGGTCTTTTACCATTGTATATGGACAAAAAACATAAGACCTTATTTGAGAGCCCCATCCAATAGCCTTTTTCTCTCCACCAATTTTTTTAAGCTCTTCTTCCCTTTTTTCCTCATAGTGTTCATATAGCCTTAAATACAAAACCTTTAGGGCATTTGCCTTATTTTGATGCTGGGATCTTTCATTTTGAGAGGAAACAACAATTCCTGTTGGGATATGGGTGATTCTAATTGCTGATTCTGTTTTTTGGACATGTTGACCGCCTGGGGCAGATGCCCTAAATGTGTCAATCTTTAAATCCTCATCCTTAATATCCACCTCTATTGGGTCTGTTATCTCAGGCATTACAAATACAGATGCAAAAGATGTATGCCTCCTCTTGTTTGAATCAAAAGGCGATATTCTAACAAGCCTATGGATTCCCTTTTCTTTCTTAAGCCAGCCATAGGCATTCCTTCCACTAATAAGAAAAACAACAGACTTTATAAGGGCTTCATCTCCAGCAAGTAAGTCTAAAATTTTTGTCTTATAACCCTTTAATTCTGCCCATCTAAGATACATTCTAAAAAGCATTCCTGCCCAATCACAGGATTCTGTTCCACCTGCACCTGGATGGATTGAAATAATAGCATTATCCCTATCGTGCTTTCCAGAAAAGGCATATAAAAACTTAACATCGCTGATTTCTTTTAAAAGCCTCTCCTTTTTCTCATTAAGCTCTTTTAATATTTCAGGGTCTTCTCCCAAAGAGGCAAGATCCTTTATCTCCTCTTTTTCTTTTAAAACCTTAAGGTATGGAGAGAGAAAATCCCTTATCTCTGAAAGCTCCTTTATTTTTTTTGAAGCCTCAATAGAATCCCAAAATGAAGGGAGTGCTTCTTCCTTCTCAAGGGCTTCTTTTCTTTCTATTTTTTCCAACAAGCCCTTTCCTATATCCTCAATCTGTTTTTCTATCTCTTTTATTGCCTCAATTAGCCCTTTCATATCTTTAATGTTTTTCCATCAATCTCTATTGTGGGAGAGAAGACAACATAGTCTTCGTGGAATGGAACAGATATATTTCCTCCAAAACCAGAGTTATCACCAAAGGCAATATGCCCTGTT
This region of bacterium genomic DNA includes:
- a CDS encoding PIN domain protein, encoding MLPQIVPRVYIDTSVIGGCFDAEFDIWSKLLFEEFHKGIKIAVISDLTRRELKDAPPDIRKILSTIPDANLYNVFLSKEAERLALSYFENKVVTSKHLADAQHIAIATVERVDVLVSWNFKQIVNLEHIHAFNSINIKLGYPVLEIRSPREVIHEKKI
- the porA gene encoding pyruvate ferredoxin oxidoreductase; translation: TIEAMNDAKVVIRDIQQEFKEKFSREYSPVSEYMLSDADIALVAIGSTSGTIKCVVDELRKNGIKAGLLKVSQFRPFPDKEIKEALSGAKVIAVLDRATGLNASFAPLCLEIRSSLYGLPEAPLLVNYIYGLGGRDIGIEDIKRVYNDLTSCLKEQRVDEPIRYLGIRE
- a CDS encoding lysylphosphatidylglycerol synthase transmembrane domain-containing protein, with amino-acid sequence MKKRYWLSILLSCLFLYLAIRNVEYGKVRAALVSANYIFVIPAMLMVIASFLLRGLRWGYILESTKKIGFNNLFGMMMIGFMVNNILPARIGEVTRAYMIGRKENISRSLSFGTIVLERIFDGFALLFILGLSMLLSPFPRWVKAFGLISLLIFSLSMVFIVFLRIKRGFMVKKIESLASVFHKGFSERISYIFDRFIDGLASLENLKHTGFIIIYSIISQIVLGMEFHLLLFSFGFNLPFYSPYFIAAIVGLSSMIPSAPGYIGVFQSFCVGGLILFGINKDIALSYSIVCHIVQYIPVTGIGICYLINENIPISKIGGMKNESSKDG
- the mnmE gene encoding tRNA uridine-5-carboxymethylaminomethyl(34) synthesis GTPase MnmE; its protein translation is MDDTICAISTPIGEGGIGIVRISGRYSLKIAKRIFRSKNKLVSHKLVYGKIIDPSSNCIIDEALLVFMKKPKTYTREDIIEINVHSGFAILSEVLSLVLKEGARLAEPGEFTKRAYLSGRIDLIQAEAVEKIISSKTELARKISTRELQGELSLKIRNIRENLISILSLIEASLDFEEELDKERLFKEVFSIKKELKTFVEGYKTGRFLSNSAIGVIIGRPNVGKSSILNAIVGTDRAIVTPIPGTTRDVISEIINIKGIPFKIVDTAGLCDAIDIIEKEGIKRVYKAIESADIVIYVLDATGFITKDDISIFEKIKNKNVIFAINKSDLLQRIKTDILKKYKKPIVSISAKNKQLSSLLDEIEKALFSSYDEAHIITNIRHKEVIERALKHLDRAISSKEDEITSIELRASCDAISEILGEKISNEDILDKIFSTFCIGK
- the prfB gene encoding peptide chain release factor 2 — its product is MKGLIEAIKEIEKQIEDIGKGLLEKIERKEALEKEEALPSFWDSIEASKKIKELSEIRDFLSPYLKVLKEKEEIKDLASLGEDPEILKELNEKKERLLKEISDVKFLYAFSGKHDRDNAIISIHPGAGGTESCDWAGMLFRMYLRWAELKGYKTKILDLLAGDEALIKSVVFLISGRNAYGWLKKEKGIHRLVRISPFDSNKRRHTSFASVFVMPEITDPIEVDIKDEDLKIDTFRASAPGGQHVQKTESAIRITHIPTGIVVSSQNERSQHQNKANALKVLYLRLYEHYEEKREEELKKIGGEKKAIGWGSQIRSYVFCPYTMVKDHRTQEETGNIRAVMDGEIDCFLKAELSLSL